A single window of Streptomyces sp. NBC_00464 DNA harbors:
- a CDS encoding Rieske (2Fe-2S) protein, with protein sequence MSGQPTARRTVLKGAALAGVAGLGVAACSTESKLGHAQTPTPTAPVTLGAPDEIPVGESKLYREQRVIVSCPAKGQYKAFSAQCTHAGCLLDKVERNEGHCPCHGSLFDTTTGKAIHGPATVPLPSVPVKVEGGKLIAGPDA encoded by the coding sequence ATGTCCGGCCAGCCCACCGCCCGCCGCACCGTGCTGAAGGGCGCCGCTCTCGCGGGCGTCGCCGGGCTGGGAGTGGCCGCCTGCTCGACCGAATCGAAGCTCGGACACGCCCAGACGCCTACCCCTACCGCGCCCGTCACGCTCGGCGCCCCCGACGAGATCCCGGTCGGCGAGTCCAAGCTCTACCGCGAGCAGCGCGTCATCGTCAGCTGCCCGGCCAAGGGGCAGTACAAGGCGTTCAGCGCCCAGTGCACCCACGCGGGCTGCCTGCTGGACAAGGTGGAGAGGAACGAGGGGCACTGCCCCTGCCACGGCAGCCTCTTCGACACCACGACCGGCAAGGCCATCCACGGTCCCGCGACCGTGCCGCTGCCCTCCGTCCCGGTCAAGGTCGAGGGCGGAAAACTGATCGCGGGCCCCGACGCCTGA
- a CDS encoding papain-like cysteine protease family protein, with protein MRNRRIRPVRLSVTAVLAAVLLAAPTATATAADQHHAASAASGTLAAAQRLNISMQAQQKTNWCWAAAGNTIAGWFGRNYTQNQFCNAAFGRAQGYECPNSQASLGNVQDGLYWAGVNPGSYVTGWLRYPTVQAEIAAGRPVETRIQWSSGGGHMHVLYGYDDANSWVYWGDPWPSNDRYNWASHAWYVNNGEFSWTHSLYRIGA; from the coding sequence ATGCGCAACCGAAGAATCCGGCCGGTACGGCTGTCGGTGACAGCCGTACTCGCCGCCGTACTGCTCGCCGCACCCACGGCGACCGCCACCGCCGCCGATCAGCACCACGCCGCCTCCGCGGCGTCGGGCACCCTCGCAGCCGCCCAGCGGCTGAACATCAGCATGCAGGCGCAGCAGAAGACGAACTGGTGCTGGGCCGCCGCCGGCAACACCATCGCCGGCTGGTTCGGCCGGAACTACACCCAGAACCAGTTCTGCAACGCCGCCTTCGGCCGGGCCCAGGGCTATGAGTGCCCCAACTCGCAGGCCTCGCTCGGCAACGTCCAGGACGGTCTGTACTGGGCCGGCGTCAACCCCGGCTCGTACGTCACCGGCTGGCTGCGCTACCCGACCGTGCAGGCCGAGATAGCCGCCGGACGGCCGGTGGAGACCCGCATCCAGTGGTCATCGGGCGGCGGCCACATGCACGTCCTGTACGGGTACGACGACGCGAACAGCTGGGTCTACTGGGGCGATCCCTGGCCCTCCAACGACCGCTACAACTGGGCCTCGCACGCCTGGTACGTGAACAACGGTGAGTTCTCCTGGACCCACTCGCTCTACCGGATCGGGGCGTGA
- the uvrC gene encoding excinuclease ABC subunit UvrC translates to MADPSSYRPKPGQIPDSPGVYKFRDEHRRVIYVGKAKSLRQRLANYFQDLSGLHPRTRTMVTTAASVEWTVVSTEVEALQLEYSWIKEFDPRFNVKYRDDKSYPYLAVTLNEEFPRVQVMRGAKKKGVRYFGPYGHAWAIRETVDLMLRVFPVRTCSAGVFKNAARTGRPCLLGYIGKCSAPCVGRVTPEEHRELADDFCDFMAGRTGTYIRRLEKDMMAAAEEMEYERAARLRDDVEALKRAMEKSAVVLADATDADLIAVAEDELEAAVQIFHVRGGRVRGQRGWVTDKVENVDTSGLVEHALQQLYGEETGDSVPKEVLVPALPEDPEAVSQWLADRRGSQVSLRIPQRGDKKDLMTTVQRNAQQALGLHKTKRASDLTTRSRALEEIAEALGLDTAPLRIECFDISHLQGDDVVASMVVFEDGLARKGEYRRFQIKGFEGQDDVRSMHEVISRRFRRYLQEKERTGEWEEGPAATGAVPAEGTAPAGGTGTVAADGTVPAGGTVAADGTAIVPAEAVAGAPPAVPAQPAEPAEPAEPREDDGRPKRFAYPPQLLVVDGGQPQVAAAKRALDELGIDDIAVCGLAKRLEEVWLPDDDDPVVLPRSSEGLYLLQRVRDEAHRFAITYQRAKRAKRIRSSPLDAVAGLGETRKQALIKHFGSVKKLRQATIDEICAVPGIGRRTAESVAVALAAAAPATPAVNTATGEIIEEDDGGSTT, encoded by the coding sequence ATGGCAGACCCCTCCAGCTACCGCCCCAAGCCGGGACAGATCCCCGACTCCCCGGGGGTCTACAAATTCCGCGACGAACACCGCCGGGTGATCTACGTCGGGAAGGCGAAGAGCCTGCGCCAGCGCCTGGCCAACTACTTCCAGGACCTGTCCGGCCTCCATCCGCGCACGCGCACGATGGTGACCACCGCCGCGTCCGTGGAGTGGACCGTCGTCTCCACGGAGGTCGAGGCGCTCCAGCTCGAATACTCCTGGATCAAGGAGTTCGACCCCCGGTTCAACGTCAAGTACCGCGACGACAAGAGCTATCCGTACCTCGCGGTCACACTCAACGAGGAGTTCCCGCGCGTCCAGGTCATGCGCGGCGCCAAGAAGAAGGGCGTGCGCTACTTCGGTCCGTACGGGCACGCCTGGGCGATCCGCGAGACCGTCGACCTGATGCTCCGGGTCTTCCCGGTGCGTACCTGCTCCGCAGGCGTCTTCAAGAACGCCGCCAGGACCGGCCGCCCCTGCCTCCTCGGCTACATCGGCAAGTGCTCGGCCCCCTGCGTCGGCCGGGTCACCCCCGAGGAGCACCGCGAACTGGCGGACGACTTCTGCGACTTCATGGCCGGCCGCACCGGCACGTACATCCGCCGCCTGGAGAAGGACATGATGGCGGCGGCCGAGGAGATGGAGTACGAGCGCGCGGCACGCCTGCGTGACGACGTGGAGGCGCTCAAGCGCGCCATGGAGAAGAGCGCCGTCGTGCTCGCCGACGCCACCGACGCCGACCTGATCGCCGTCGCGGAGGACGAGCTGGAGGCCGCCGTCCAGATCTTCCACGTCCGGGGCGGCCGGGTGCGTGGCCAGCGCGGCTGGGTCACCGACAAGGTGGAGAACGTCGACACCTCCGGCCTCGTCGAGCACGCCCTCCAGCAGCTGTACGGCGAGGAGACCGGCGACTCCGTCCCCAAGGAGGTCCTCGTCCCGGCCCTTCCCGAGGACCCCGAGGCGGTCTCCCAGTGGCTGGCCGACCGCCGGGGCTCCCAGGTCAGCCTGCGGATCCCGCAGCGCGGCGACAAGAAGGACCTGATGACCACGGTCCAGCGCAACGCCCAGCAGGCCCTGGGGCTGCACAAGACCAAGCGTGCATCCGACCTGACCACCCGCTCCCGGGCCCTGGAGGAGATCGCCGAGGCCCTCGGCCTCGACACGGCCCCGCTGCGCATCGAGTGCTTCGACATCTCCCACCTCCAGGGCGACGACGTGGTGGCGTCGATGGTGGTCTTCGAGGACGGCCTGGCCCGCAAGGGCGAATACCGCCGCTTCCAGATCAAGGGCTTCGAGGGACAGGACGACGTCCGCTCGATGCACGAGGTGATCAGCCGGCGCTTCCGGCGCTACCTCCAGGAGAAGGAGCGAACGGGGGAGTGGGAGGAGGGCCCAGCCGCCACGGGAGCAGTCCCGGCTGAAGGCACCGCCCCGGCCGGCGGCACCGGCACCGTCGCGGCTGACGGCACCGTCCCCGCCGGCGGCACCGTCGCGGCTGACGGCACCGCCATCGTCCCGGCCGAAGCCGTGGCCGGTGCGCCACCCGCCGTGCCCGCCCAACCCGCCGAACCTGCCGAACCCGCTGAGCCCCGTGAGGACGACGGCCGCCCCAAGCGGTTCGCCTACCCGCCGCAGCTCCTCGTGGTCGACGGCGGGCAGCCTCAGGTCGCCGCCGCCAAGCGGGCCCTGGACGAGCTGGGGATCGACGACATCGCGGTCTGCGGCCTCGCCAAGCGCCTCGAAGAGGTCTGGCTGCCCGATGACGACGACCCGGTCGTCCTGCCCCGCTCCAGCGAGGGCCTCTACCTCCTCCAGCGCGTCCGTGACGAGGCGCACCGCTTCGCCATCACCTACCAGCGCGCCAAACGGGCCAAGCGCATCCGCTCCAGCCCCCTGGACGCGGTAGCCGGACTCGGAGAGACCCGGAAACAGGCGCTGATCAAGCATTTCGGCTCCGTCAAGAAGCTGAGGCAGGCGACAATCGACGAGATCTGCGCGGTTCCGGGGATAGGCCGCAGGACGGCGGAATCAGTGGCTGTGGCCCTCGCCGCGGCCGCCCCGGCCACGCCCGCCGTGAACACGGCCACAGGAGAGATCATTGAAGAGGACGACGGGGGCAGCACGACATGA
- the rapZ gene encoding RNase adapter RapZ, which translates to MTENELEHGHDRTDRADGAADVSTGTSIETGDGTVAIPELVIISGMSGAGRSTAAKCLEDLGWFVVDNLPPALIPTMVELGARSQGNVARIAVVVDVRGRRFFDNLRESLADLEAKGVTRRIVFLESSDDALVRRFESVRRPHPLQGDGRIVDGIAAERDLLRELRGDADLVIDTSSLNVHELRAKMDAQFAGDEEPELRATVMSFGYKYGLPVDADLVVDCRFLPNPHWVPELRPFTGLNEEVSAYVFDQPGAKEFLNQYTELLQLIAAGYRREGKRYVTIAVGCTGGKHRSVAMSEKLAARLATEGIETVLVHRDMGRE; encoded by the coding sequence ATGACCGAGAACGAGCTTGAACACGGGCACGACCGCACAGACCGAGCAGACGGAGCAGCAGACGTGAGTACGGGCACCTCGATCGAGACGGGCGACGGCACGGTGGCCATTCCCGAGCTGGTGATCATCTCCGGAATGTCGGGCGCCGGCCGCAGTACGGCGGCCAAGTGTCTGGAGGACCTCGGCTGGTTCGTCGTCGACAACCTGCCGCCCGCGCTGATCCCCACCATGGTGGAGCTCGGCGCCCGCTCGCAGGGCAACGTGGCACGGATCGCCGTCGTCGTCGACGTCCGGGGCCGCCGCTTCTTCGACAACCTGCGGGAGTCCCTCGCCGATCTGGAGGCCAAGGGCGTCACCCGGCGGATCGTCTTCCTGGAGTCGTCCGACGACGCGCTGGTCCGCCGCTTCGAGTCGGTCCGCCGGCCGCACCCCCTCCAGGGCGACGGCCGCATCGTCGACGGGATCGCCGCCGAGCGCGATCTGCTGCGCGAGCTGCGCGGCGACGCCGACCTGGTCATCGACACCTCCAGCCTCAACGTGCACGAGCTGCGCGCCAAGATGGACGCCCAGTTCGCGGGCGACGAGGAGCCGGAGCTCCGCGCCACCGTGATGTCCTTCGGCTACAAGTACGGCCTGCCCGTCGACGCCGACCTGGTGGTGGACTGCCGCTTCCTGCCCAACCCGCACTGGGTCCCCGAGCTGCGCCCCTTCACCGGGCTCAACGAGGAGGTGTCCGCGTACGTCTTCGACCAGCCGGGCGCCAAGGAGTTCCTCAACCAGTACACGGAGCTGCTCCAGCTCATCGCCGCGGGGTACCGCCGTGAGGGCAAGCGCTACGTGACCATCGCCGTCGGCTGCACCGGCGGCAAGCACCGCTCCGTCGCCATGTCGGAGAAGCTGGCGGCCAGGCTCGCCACCGAGGGGATCGAGACCGTGCTCGTACATCGGGACATGGGGCGCGAGTGA
- a CDS encoding gluconeogenesis factor YvcK family protein, translating into MTSRNLRLRRLSRATSALSGRKRGAQPKVVALGGGMGLSASLTALRRITGDLTAVVTVADDGGSSGRLREELGVLPPGDLRKALAALCGDDEWGQTWAQVIQHRFQSKGDLHEHAVGNLLIVALWEQLGDHVQALDLVGKLLGAHGRVLPMSAVPLELQALVKGHDPEHPDQVDTVRGQATVALTPGEVQSVHVVPHDPPAVPEAVAAVLDADWVVLGPGSWFSSVIPHLLVPDLLDALIETKARKVLSLNLAPQPGETDGFSPQRHLEVLGRHAPKLALDVVLADEAAVPDRESLADAAKRLGAAVELAPVASPDGVPIHDPELLAAAYDRIFRMHGRIGPWR; encoded by the coding sequence GTGACCAGTCGCAACCTCCGGCTGCGCCGGCTGAGCAGGGCCACCTCCGCGCTGTCCGGCCGCAAGCGCGGCGCGCAGCCCAAGGTCGTCGCGCTCGGCGGCGGTATGGGGCTGTCCGCCTCGCTCACCGCGCTGCGGCGGATCACCGGCGACCTGACCGCCGTGGTCACCGTCGCCGACGACGGGGGCTCCAGCGGCCGGCTGCGCGAGGAGCTGGGCGTCCTGCCGCCCGGAGACCTGCGCAAGGCACTGGCCGCGCTGTGCGGCGACGACGAATGGGGCCAGACCTGGGCCCAGGTCATCCAGCACCGTTTCCAGTCCAAGGGCGACCTGCACGAGCACGCGGTCGGCAATCTGCTGATCGTCGCCCTGTGGGAGCAGCTCGGCGACCACGTGCAGGCCCTGGACCTGGTCGGCAAGCTCCTCGGCGCGCACGGCCGGGTGCTGCCGATGTCCGCCGTGCCGCTGGAGCTCCAGGCACTCGTGAAGGGCCATGACCCGGAGCATCCGGACCAGGTGGACACGGTGCGCGGCCAGGCGACCGTGGCGCTCACCCCGGGCGAGGTCCAGTCCGTGCACGTCGTCCCGCACGACCCGCCGGCCGTCCCCGAAGCGGTCGCCGCGGTCCTCGACGCGGACTGGGTGGTGCTCGGCCCCGGCTCCTGGTTCTCGTCGGTCATTCCGCATCTACTGGTCCCCGATCTGCTGGACGCGCTGATCGAAACGAAGGCCCGGAAGGTCCTCTCGCTGAACCTCGCACCGCAACCCGGTGAAACAGATGGCTTCTCTCCGCAGCGTCATTTGGAGGTTTTGGGACGACACGCCCCTAAACTCGCCCTGGACGTGGTGTTGGCCGACGAGGCCGCCGTGCCCGACCGCGAGTCCCTCGCCGATGCCGCAAAACGGCTCGGCGCCGCGGTCGAGCTGGCGCCCGTGGCCTCACCCGACGGCGTTCCGATCCATGATCCGGAGCTGTTGGCTGCCGCGTACGACCGTATTTTTCGGATGCATGGAAGGATCGGCCCATGGCGATGA